A window of the Pseudomonas gozinkensis genome harbors these coding sequences:
- the rplB gene encoding 50S ribosomal protein L2: MAIVKCKPTSPGRRFVVKVVNQELHKGAPHAPLLEKKSKSGGRNNNGRITTRHIGGGHKQHYRLVDFRRNDKDGIAATVERIEYDPNRTAHIALLLYADGERRYIIAPKGVSAGDQLIAGALAPIKPGNALQLRNIPVGSTVHGIELKPGKGAQIARSAGASAQLIAREGVYVTLRLRSGEMRKVLAECRATLGEVSNSEHSLRSLGKAGAKRWRGVRPTVRGVAMNPVDHPHGGGEGRTSGGRHPVSPWGFPTKGAKTRGNKRTDKMIVRRRK; this comes from the coding sequence ATGGCAATCGTTAAATGCAAACCGACTTCCCCTGGCCGCCGTTTTGTGGTCAAGGTGGTCAACCAGGAGCTGCATAAAGGCGCTCCTCACGCACCGCTGCTCGAGAAGAAGTCGAAGTCTGGTGGTCGTAACAACAATGGCCGTATTACCACTCGTCACATCGGTGGTGGTCATAAGCAGCATTATCGTCTGGTCGACTTCCGTCGTAACGACAAAGATGGCATCGCTGCCACTGTCGAGCGTATCGAATACGATCCAAACCGTACTGCTCACATCGCTCTGCTGCTGTACGCAGATGGCGAGCGTCGCTACATCATCGCCCCTAAAGGCGTGAGCGCTGGCGACCAGCTGATCGCAGGTGCTTTGGCGCCGATCAAGCCGGGCAACGCTCTGCAGCTGCGCAACATTCCAGTTGGTAGCACCGTACACGGCATCGAACTGAAGCCAGGTAAAGGCGCGCAAATCGCTCGTTCCGCTGGTGCTTCGGCTCAGCTGATCGCTCGTGAAGGCGTTTACGTGACCCTGCGTCTGCGTTCCGGTGAAATGCGTAAAGTACTGGCTGAATGCCGTGCGACCCTGGGCGAAGTCTCGAACTCCGAGCACAGCCTGCGTTCGCTGGGTAAAGCTGGTGCCAAGCGCTGGCGTGGCGTTCGCCCAACCGTTCGTGGTGTTGCCATGAACCCGGTTGACCACCCACATGGTGGTGGTGAAGGTCGTACCTCTGGTGGTCGTCATCCGGTATCGCCATGGGGCTTCCCGACTAAGGGCGCGAAGACTCGTGGTAATAAGCGTACCGACAAAATGATCGTCCGTCGTCGCAAGTAA
- the rplW gene encoding 50S ribosomal protein L23 → MNQERVFKVLLGPHVSEKATVLADKKGQFVFKVATDATKLEIKKAVESLFSVKVERVTTLNVLGKSKRTARGLGKRNDWKKAVISLQPGQDLDFSSSAE, encoded by the coding sequence ATGAACCAGGAACGCGTATTTAAAGTTCTGCTTGGCCCGCACGTTTCCGAGAAGGCTACGGTTCTGGCAGACAAGAAAGGCCAGTTCGTTTTCAAGGTTGCTACTGACGCAACCAAGCTGGAAATCAAGAAGGCCGTCGAAAGCCTGTTCAGCGTGAAAGTTGAGCGTGTTACTACCCTGAATGTTCTGGGTAAGAGCAAGCGCACCGCTCGCGGTCTGGGCAAGCGTAATGACTGGAAGAAGGCAGTTATCTCCCTTCAGCCAGGCCAAGATCTCGATTTCAGCAGCAGTGCTGAGTAA
- the rplD gene encoding 50S ribosomal protein L4, with translation MQLNVNDAQAIEVSELTFGGEFNETLVHQAVVAYMAGGRQGSKQQKTRSDVRGGGKRPWRQKGTGRARAGTIRSPIWRGGGTTFAARPQDHSQKLNKKMYRAAMRSILAELVRTDRLVVVQDFAVETPKTKDLLGKLNNMSLTDVLIVSDAVDQNLYLAARNLPHVDVRDVQGSDPVSLIAYDKVLITVSAVKKFEELLG, from the coding sequence ATGCAATTAAATGTAAATGACGCTCAAGCGATCGAAGTTTCCGAACTGACATTTGGCGGCGAGTTCAACGAGACGCTGGTTCACCAAGCAGTCGTGGCCTACATGGCTGGCGGCCGTCAAGGTAGCAAGCAGCAGAAGACCCGTTCCGACGTTCGTGGTGGCGGCAAGCGCCCATGGCGTCAGAAAGGTACTGGCCGTGCTCGTGCCGGTACTATCCGCAGCCCAATCTGGCGCGGCGGCGGCACCACCTTCGCAGCTCGTCCACAGGATCACTCCCAGAAGCTGAACAAGAAGATGTACCGCGCAGCAATGCGCTCCATCCTTGCTGAGCTGGTGCGTACTGATCGTCTGGTCGTGGTTCAGGATTTCGCAGTTGAAACTCCGAAAACCAAAGACCTGCTGGGCAAACTGAACAACATGAGCCTGACCGACGTTCTGATCGTGTCGGACGCTGTTGATCAGAACCTGTACCTGGCTGCTCGTAACCTGCCACACGTTGATGTACGTGACGTGCAAGGTTCCGATCCAGTTAGTCTGATCGCATACGACAAGGTGTTGATCACCGTGTCGGCCGTGAAGAAATTCGAGGAGCTGCTGGGATGA